The DNA sequence CGCGCCCGCCGATGCGGTCCCGGGCTTCGAGGATCTTCACGGTGTGTCCGGCGGCTTCGAGCTCGCGAGCCGCGATCAGACCGGAGAAACCCGCTCCGACAATGAGAATGGACTTGGTGGTCGGGGACATACGTCCTCCTGTCGTGTCAGGTGTTGCTTGGGAGTTATGGAGTGGTCGGGGTGCGGTCGCCGCGGTGGTCCCGCGAGCGAATCACGAAGTGTCCGCACACTGTCGCCGCGACGAACGTCGCCGCGATGACCGCGAGGAAGACGTTGGCCAAGACTCGCGAGCCGCCGATGAGGGTGGTGAAGTTCGCGATGACCAGCGCGGTGATGGCACAAAGGCCCAGGCCACCGAAGATGGGAGCAATCTTGGTGTGCCACAGCCGGTTGTCGACGTCCGAACGCGCGAAGAAGGCCACGATCGCGATGCTGGTGAGCACCATGACCACCAGCATCGCCACGGTGGCGACGCCCGCCATCCACGTGAACAGCTCGAGCACGGGGTCGGCGCCGGCCAGTGCGAAGATTCCGACAAGGACAAATGCGCATGCGGTCTGGACGAGTGAACCGACGTGAGGTGAACCGTGCCGGGTGTGCACTGCCATCAGCCCTCGAGGAGCAAAGCCACTGCGCGAGAGTGCGTGGGTGTACCGCGAGATCGCGTTGTGGAAAGCGAGCAGGGCGGCAAACAGACTCGTCACCAACATGACCATCATGACGTCGGAGGTGACGCTGCCGAGATACTCCGTGGCGGCGATGAAGGTCAGGTCGGCGGTGTTCTCCAGCGCGACAGCCTGCACGTTGTCGGATCCAAAGGCCAGCACGATCGCCCAACTGGCCACCGCATACAGAACTCCGATGGTGATCACCGCAACGTACGTGGCAATCGGCACCGTCCGCCGCGGATTCTTCGTCTCCTCGCCGTAGATGGCTGTCGCCTCGAAGCCGATGAATGAGCCGATGGCGAACATCAACGCGATGCCTGGCGAGCCCTCCATGAAAGTCGAAGGGCTGAAGGACGATACGTCGATACCCTCGGCGCCGCCCTGCCCGAGAATCGAAGCCGACAACACGACGATGAGCGCAATCTCGGCAATCAGCAGAACGCCGAGCACCTTTGCGCCCAGGTTGATACTCCGGTAGCCGAGTACAGCGACCAAGGCCATCAGAGCAAACGCCCACACCCACCACGGCAGATCGGGCCCACCGAAACGCTCCATCACCGCGTCCACGGTTGATGCGGCCAGACCGTAGATCGCCGCTTGGATGGTGGTGTAGGCGAGCAGTGCAAGAGCCGCCGCGCCGAGCCCAGGGGAGCGGCCCAACCCCTTGGTGACGTATGCGTAGAACGCGCCAGTTTCGGTGACCGAGCCACTCATCGTCGCGTAGCCGACGCTGAAGACCAGGAGAACCGCAGCGGCGACGATGTAGGTCAGGGGAGCTCCCGCGCCATTCCCCAGCGCGATCATGACAGGCAGTGAGCCCGCCACAGCGGTGAGAGGCGCGGCCGCCGCGATCACCAGGAAGACGATGCCGGACACCCCGATGGATCCGCGGAGTCTGTGCGTAGGAGCAGAAGTCGATGTCGAGACTGCTTGTTCGACCATGATTGACCTTTCTCTGGGCGCCCCGCGGGATGCTGCTCGCACCGATGCTGATGGGCTGTGATTCTACGAACGTAGAATCATGATGTGACGAACGCTACACCGCGCTCGCGCGATGTGCAGGGTTGTTGGTGTGCAGGAATCTTTACCTCGACGGCAGCGGCGGTCACGTGTTCGTAGAGGTGATTGGTACTGTCGCAACGTCGAATGAAGGAGTGCGGGTGCCGAAGCTGGTGGACCACGTCGAGAGGCGTCGTGCAATCATCGCCGCCGCGTGGCGAATCATTGCTGACCGTGGAATCGACGGCATCAACATGCGCGACCTTGCCACCGAAGCCGGCTACACGAACGGCGCTCTGAGCCATTACTTTTCGGGTAAAGACGAGATCCTGCGTACGGCCTTCGACTTTGTCATCGAGTCCACCAACGAGCGCATCGAGCGCTCTATTGAGCGTCGACACGGCCGGAAGGCGCTGCGGCGCATGTGCTTCGAAATCATGCCGCTGACGGACGAGGCAAAGCTCGAGGCACGCATCGCGGTCTCCCTGTGGCAACGGGCCATCACCGATCCGCAGATGGTCACGGTCAACAACACCGCGGTGGCCGCCTGGAAGGTGCGCCTTGCCGAATTGTGGAGGGACGCCATTGCCGCTGGTGAGCTGCCGGACCGCGACGTCGAGGTGGGGGTGGAGGCTCTGATGACCATGATGATCGGTCTGCAGGTGACTGCTGCCCTCAGTCCGGACGGCATGACTCGCAAAGCGCAATTGGCGATGCTCGACTCCGTCCTCGGTGACTAGCCGGAAAGACATCGAGGTGGAATCGCGGTGGTGGCAGTTGTCGCAACCCGCCACCACCGCGAGGTTCACAGGATGATCGTGATCGTCTTGGGCTCGGTGTAGGAGAGGATTCCCTCGTAACCCAATTCACGGCCCACCCCACTGGCTTTCACCCCACCCCAGGGAAGCTGTGGAGCCAGCGGTGACCAGCCGTTGACGCCGATTGCGCCGGCCTCGATCTGTGCCGAGATGGTATGCGCGCGAGTGACATCGCTGGTCCACACGGTGGCCGACAAGCCGTACTG is a window from the Williamsia sp. DF01-3 genome containing:
- a CDS encoding TetR/AcrR family transcriptional regulator; amino-acid sequence: MPKLVDHVERRRAIIAAAWRIIADRGIDGINMRDLATEAGYTNGALSHYFSGKDEILRTAFDFVIESTNERIERSIERRHGRKALRRMCFEIMPLTDEAKLEARIAVSLWQRAITDPQMVTVNNTAVAAWKVRLAELWRDAIAAGELPDRDVEVGVEALMTMMIGLQVTAALSPDGMTRKAQLAMLDSVLGD
- a CDS encoding APC family permease; translation: MVEQAVSTSTSAPTHRLRGSIGVSGIVFLVIAAAAPLTAVAGSLPVMIALGNGAGAPLTYIVAAAVLLVFSVGYATMSGSVTETGAFYAYVTKGLGRSPGLGAAALALLAYTTIQAAIYGLAASTVDAVMERFGGPDLPWWVWAFALMALVAVLGYRSINLGAKVLGVLLIAEIALIVVLSASILGQGGAEGIDVSSFSPSTFMEGSPGIALMFAIGSFIGFEATAIYGEETKNPRRTVPIATYVAVITIGVLYAVASWAIVLAFGSDNVQAVALENTADLTFIAATEYLGSVTSDVMMVMLVTSLFAALLAFHNAISRYTHALSRSGFAPRGLMAVHTRHGSPHVGSLVQTACAFVLVGIFALAGADPVLELFTWMAGVATVAMLVVMVLTSIAIVAFFARSDVDNRLWHTKIAPIFGGLGLCAITALVIANFTTLIGGSRVLANVFLAVIAATFVAATVCGHFVIRSRDHRGDRTPTTP